A single genomic interval of Streptomyces graminofaciens harbors:
- a CDS encoding MSMEG_1061 family FMN-dependent PPOX-type flavoprotein, whose product MIARVDDTLIPRALTSEAQLRELYADPGERAVRKELDHIDEMSRRLIAVSPVVFVATSDANGRCDVAPRGGTPGFVTVLDERHVVIPDATGNNRLDSYRNILANGHAGLNFVIPGRDTTLRVNGAAWITADEDLLARLTPIGKPPKTALVVRTDEVYVHCAKAFVRSKFWRPEAWPLKAEQPTPAEVALAHQRDPNLTLAEVEQDQRDSLLHRLA is encoded by the coding sequence ATGATCGCCAGAGTGGATGACACCCTGATACCTCGAGCTCTGACCAGCGAGGCGCAACTCCGAGAGTTGTACGCGGACCCCGGAGAGCGGGCGGTTCGCAAAGAACTCGACCACATCGACGAAATGTCACGCCGCCTTATCGCGGTCTCGCCCGTGGTGTTCGTCGCCACCAGCGATGCCAATGGCCGCTGTGACGTGGCCCCTCGGGGCGGCACCCCCGGTTTCGTCACAGTCCTCGACGAGCGTCATGTAGTGATTCCGGACGCGACGGGGAACAATCGGCTGGACAGCTACCGCAACATCCTGGCCAACGGGCACGCCGGGCTCAACTTCGTCATCCCTGGCCGGGACACGACGCTTCGTGTCAACGGCGCAGCCTGGATCACGGCCGATGAAGATCTACTGGCGCGGCTGACCCCGATCGGCAAGCCGCCGAAAACTGCCCTGGTCGTGCGGACCGACGAAGTGTACGTCCACTGCGCTAAGGCGTTCGTCCGGTCGAAGTTCTGGCGCCCCGAGGCCTGGCCGCTCAAGGCGGAGCAGCCGACGCCGGCCGAGGTCGCTCTTGCTCATCAGCGCGACCCCAACTTGACGCTCGCCGAGGTCGAGCAGGATCAGCGTGACTCCCTCCTGCATCGACTGGCCTGA